One segment of Streptomyces sp. YIM 121038 DNA contains the following:
- a CDS encoding glycoside hydrolase family 6 protein, producing the protein MPSQAIVRSVLVAVLGLCALAAAPSPDSRAPRDDVSFWVNPDTSAARQASAWLRQGRFSDAWAVARIAVRPQAEWLSKDGPEPVVRSLVRRAAAAGRTAVLVTYFIPDRDCGAYSAGGARDAAHYRAWIDRFAAGLGAHGAYVVVEPDAVALAVAGCAGADTDERYGLLAYAVDRLKRQPGTKVYVDAGNATWIPQVKRLVAPLRQAGVDRADGFALNVSNFHTDAVSAEYGHRLARALGGDPHFVIDSSRNGNGPYAGVEPWCNPPGRALGTAPTTRTGVPAVDAYLWVKRPGESDGTCRGGPVAGGWWPRYALELARNSRI; encoded by the coding sequence ATGCCGTCCCAGGCCATCGTCCGCAGTGTCCTCGTCGCCGTGCTCGGTCTGTGCGCACTGGCCGCCGCCCCCTCGCCCGACTCCAGGGCACCGCGCGACGACGTCTCCTTCTGGGTGAACCCGGACACCAGCGCCGCCCGGCAGGCCTCCGCGTGGCTGCGGCAGGGGCGGTTCTCCGACGCCTGGGCGGTGGCCCGCATCGCGGTGCGGCCGCAGGCCGAGTGGCTGAGCAAGGACGGGCCGGAGCCGGTGGTGCGGTCGCTCGTGCGGCGGGCGGCCGCGGCGGGGCGCACCGCCGTGCTCGTCACGTACTTCATCCCGGACCGCGACTGCGGCGCCTACTCGGCGGGCGGCGCGCGCGACGCGGCCCACTACCGGGCGTGGATCGACCGCTTCGCGGCCGGGCTCGGGGCGCACGGCGCGTACGTGGTCGTCGAACCCGACGCGGTGGCCCTCGCGGTGGCGGGCTGCGCGGGCGCCGACACCGACGAGCGGTACGGACTGCTCGCCTACGCGGTGGACCGGCTCAAGCGGCAGCCGGGCACCAAGGTGTACGTCGACGCGGGCAACGCCACCTGGATCCCGCAGGTGAAGCGGCTCGTCGCCCCGCTGCGGCAGGCGGGCGTGGACCGTGCCGACGGCTTCGCCCTGAACGTGTCCAACTTCCACACCGACGCGGTGAGCGCGGAGTACGGGCACCGGCTCGCGCGGGCGCTCGGCGGCGATCCGCACTTCGTGATCGACTCCAGCCGCAACGGCAACGGCCCGTACGCGGGCGTCGAGCCGTGGTGCAACCCGCCGGGGCGCGCCCTCGGCACCGCCCCCACCACCCGCACCGGCGTCCCCGCCGTCGACGCCTATCTGTGGGTGAAGCGCCCCGGCGAGTCCGACGGGACCTGCCGGGGCGGGCCCGTGGCCGGCGGCTGGTGGCCGCGGTACGCGCTGGAGCTCGCGCGGAACTCCCGCATCTGA
- a CDS encoding YfcC family protein encodes MTASPPAPPPAPAPEEPAAKRKFTFPSALTVLAVVTVAVWLLAFLIPSGEYDRNAKGAPVQGSYHRVAGDQSFVDRLNDLFLAPVNGLYGIQDAESGQVGPDLTGDLYGSAGVFLFVLAIGAFITVVFATGALDRGIGRLAHRLRERGALLIAGVMVVFSVLGTVEGFAEETLGFYGLIVPLMLALGYDRMTAVGAIILGAGVGVLCSTVNPFATGVASSAADISLGDGIVLRFAMWLVLTGVTVAYVVWYARRVRRDPGRSLSGFLPGDREQTAGAGRTDAEVPELTGLHKAILVVVALVFAFMIFSVVPWSSALTGDADAKPYGFELDWSFPQLAALFLCAAVLVGLVARMGEQKLSATVIQGAADFISPALVIVLARGVTVIMNNSRVTDTVLHSIEGVVKGTSSGVFAVIVFVVNLPLAFLIPSTSGHATLAMPILAPLADFAGVSRSVVVTAWAAASGWMNLWVPTTAVTIGGVALAKVGYDRYLRFVWPLLAILLVLICGFVALGAAVT; translated from the coding sequence ATGACCGCGTCCCCGCCCGCACCCCCTCCCGCGCCCGCGCCCGAAGAGCCCGCCGCGAAGCGGAAGTTCACCTTCCCGAGCGCCCTGACCGTGCTCGCCGTCGTCACCGTGGCGGTGTGGCTGCTCGCCTTCCTGATCCCGTCGGGGGAGTACGACCGCAACGCCAAGGGCGCTCCCGTCCAGGGCAGTTACCACCGCGTCGCGGGCGACCAGTCCTTCGTGGACCGCCTCAACGACCTGTTCCTCGCGCCCGTCAACGGCCTGTACGGCATCCAGGACGCCGAGTCGGGACAGGTCGGCCCGGATCTGACCGGCGATCTGTACGGCAGCGCGGGCGTGTTCCTCTTCGTGCTCGCGATCGGCGCGTTCATCACCGTCGTCTTCGCCACCGGCGCCCTGGACCGGGGCATCGGCCGGCTCGCCCACCGGCTGCGCGAGCGCGGCGCGCTGCTCATCGCGGGCGTCATGGTCGTCTTCTCCGTCCTCGGCACCGTCGAGGGCTTCGCCGAGGAGACGCTCGGCTTCTACGGCCTGATCGTGCCGCTGATGCTGGCCCTCGGCTACGACCGCATGACGGCTGTCGGCGCGATCATCCTGGGCGCGGGCGTCGGCGTGCTGTGCTCGACGGTCAACCCCTTCGCGACCGGCGTGGCCTCCTCGGCGGCGGACATCTCCCTCGGCGACGGCATCGTGCTGCGGTTCGCGATGTGGCTGGTGCTCACGGGGGTGACGGTCGCGTACGTCGTCTGGTACGCGCGGCGCGTGCGGCGCGATCCCGGGCGCTCGCTCAGCGGATTCCTGCCGGGCGATCGCGAGCAGACGGCGGGCGCGGGGCGCACGGACGCCGAGGTGCCCGAGCTGACCGGGCTGCACAAGGCGATCCTCGTCGTCGTCGCCCTGGTCTTCGCCTTCATGATCTTCTCCGTGGTGCCGTGGTCGAGCGCGCTCACCGGGGACGCGGACGCGAAGCCGTACGGCTTCGAACTCGACTGGTCCTTCCCGCAGCTCGCCGCCCTGTTCCTGTGCGCGGCGGTGCTCGTGGGCCTGGTCGCGCGGATGGGGGAGCAGAAGCTGAGCGCGACCGTCATCCAGGGCGCGGCCGACTTCATCTCGCCCGCCCTGGTGATCGTCCTGGCCCGGGGCGTCACCGTGATCATGAACAACTCGCGGGTCACGGACACGGTCCTGCACTCGATCGAGGGCGTGGTCAAGGGGACGTCGTCCGGGGTGTTCGCGGTGATCGTGTTCGTGGTGAACCTGCCGCTCGCGTTCCTGATCCCGTCCACGTCCGGGCACGCCACGCTCGCCATGCCGATCCTCGCGCCGCTCGCGGACTTCGCCGGGGTGTCGCGGTCGGTCGTCGTCACCGCCTGGGCGGCGGCCAGCGGGTGGATGAACCTCTGGGTACCGACCACCGCCGTGACCATCGGCGGCGTCGCCCTGGCGAAGGTGGGCTACGACCGGTACCTGCGGTTCGTGTGGCCGCTGCTGGCGATCCTGCTCGTGCTGATCTGCGGGTTCGTGGCATTGGGGGCGGCGGTGACGTGA
- a CDS encoding M20/M25/M40 family metallo-hydrolase → MTPEELATTVDGLMDGLHADLVRLSSIPSIAFPGFPSGPVEEAHDLVAALLRDAGVPAVERIDLPDTAPVVYGEIPPPDPGAPTVLLYGHYDVQPPGDETLWRSPPFEPTPVEGGLRARGIADDKSNVIAHLGMLRAYGGRPPVGVKIVVEGQEEYGSAFDGYPPTDPGRFACDAMVIADLGNLRPGTPTLTTGLRGAAEVVVEVRTLDEPRHSGEFGGAAPDALLVLLKALATLHDVHGDVAVAGLRREEWTGTSYTEEEFRDLAGVRDGVPLIGGGSLGERLWSGPAITVIGLDAPGVEHAASAVVPHARAKLNLRFHPRQDPREARDALVEHLRSLRPFGVPLTVTPGDTGPGYEATTGGPAYRAALAALKEAWGADASYVATGGSIPLVNGLAAAAPGAEVLLFGAQDSMCNLHAPNERVLFSELRNTVVAMGAFVREYADGFRAGDRTGGTA, encoded by the coding sequence ATGACGCCCGAAGAGCTCGCCACCACGGTCGACGGCCTGATGGACGGCTTGCACGCCGACCTCGTACGGCTGTCGTCGATCCCCTCGATCGCCTTCCCCGGATTTCCGAGCGGGCCCGTGGAGGAGGCCCACGACCTGGTCGCCGCGCTGCTGCGGGACGCCGGTGTGCCCGCCGTCGAGCGCATCGACCTGCCCGACACCGCCCCGGTCGTCTACGGCGAGATCCCGCCGCCCGACCCCGGCGCCCCGACCGTCCTGCTGTACGGCCACTACGACGTGCAGCCGCCCGGCGACGAGACGCTGTGGCGGTCGCCGCCCTTCGAGCCGACGCCCGTCGAAGGGGGCCTGCGCGCCCGGGGCATCGCCGACGACAAGTCCAACGTCATCGCGCACCTCGGGATGCTGCGTGCGTACGGGGGCCGCCCGCCCGTCGGGGTGAAGATCGTCGTCGAGGGCCAGGAGGAGTACGGCAGCGCCTTCGACGGCTATCCGCCCACCGACCCGGGGCGCTTCGCCTGCGACGCCATGGTCATCGCCGACCTCGGCAACCTCCGTCCCGGCACCCCCACCCTCACCACGGGCCTGCGCGGGGCCGCCGAGGTCGTCGTCGAGGTGCGCACCCTCGACGAGCCGCGCCACAGCGGCGAGTTCGGCGGCGCCGCGCCCGACGCGCTGCTCGTCCTGCTCAAGGCCCTGGCCACCCTCCACGACGTCCACGGCGACGTGGCCGTGGCGGGCCTGCGCCGCGAGGAGTGGACCGGGACCTCGTACACCGAGGAGGAGTTCCGCGACCTCGCGGGCGTGCGTGACGGCGTGCCGCTGATCGGCGGCGGCAGCCTCGGCGAGCGGCTGTGGAGCGGGCCCGCGATCACCGTGATCGGCCTGGACGCGCCCGGTGTGGAACACGCCGCCTCGGCGGTCGTGCCGCACGCGAGGGCGAAGCTGAACCTGCGCTTCCATCCCCGTCAGGACCCGCGCGAGGCACGGGACGCGCTCGTCGAGCACCTGCGGTCCCTCAGGCCCTTCGGCGTCCCGCTGACCGTCACGCCCGGCGACACCGGGCCCGGCTACGAGGCCACGACCGGCGGCCCCGCCTACCGCGCGGCGCTCGCCGCCCTCAAGGAGGCCTGGGGCGCGGACGCCTCGTACGTGGCGACGGGCGGCTCGATCCCGCTGGTCAACGGGCTCGCCGCGGCGGCGCCCGGCGCGGAGGTGCTGCTCTTCGGCGCCCAGGACAGCATGTGCAATCTGCACGCCCCGAACGAGCGCGTCCTCTTCTCCGAGCTGCGCAACACCGTCGTGGCCATGGGCGCCTTCGTGCGCGAGTACGCGGACGGCTTCCGCGCCGGTGACCGGACGGGAGGCACGGCATGA
- a CDS encoding RNA-binding S4 domain-containing protein has product MASETSGGDATGNAVRVDSWIWSVRLVKSRSMGAAACKGGHVRVNGERVKPAYGVKPGDEVRLRQAGGRERIVIVKRVIRKRVGAPVAVECYVDNSPPPPPREAVAPAGIRDRGTGRPTKRDRRELERLRGAPGLPPAP; this is encoded by the coding sequence ATGGCTTCGGAGACTTCGGGAGGCGACGCGACGGGCAACGCCGTGCGCGTCGACAGCTGGATCTGGTCGGTACGCCTGGTCAAGAGCCGCTCGATGGGCGCGGCCGCCTGCAAGGGCGGGCACGTGCGGGTCAACGGCGAGCGCGTGAAGCCCGCGTACGGCGTGAAGCCCGGCGACGAGGTCCGGCTGCGCCAGGCCGGGGGCCGAGAGCGGATCGTGATCGTCAAGCGCGTGATCCGCAAGCGGGTGGGCGCCCCCGTGGCCGTCGAGTGCTACGTGGACAACAGCCCGCCCCCGCCGCCGCGCGAGGCGGTGGCCCCGGCGGGCATCCGCGACCGCGGCACGGGGCGCCCCACGAAGCGGGACCGCCGCGAACTGGAGCGCCTCCGCGGCGCCCCGGGTCTGCCCCCGGCCCCCTGA
- a CDS encoding acyltransferase domain-containing protein, with protein MKELADAGEPRIATVLPEAEELTEVLFDLAVPHEDVNEIVALRAHVLGHDDTRWLLERCVDALVRDLGEPGAQPRMPVLPEELGELGSCFYVFVFLAALPYVRAYHRRRGIPEGVARRTLADLGRHMAVHRRGHGGRGVPVPSWNALHFRGELYQLGRLQFQRARLGARMGEAVARAGLGLGPRDLCLSVHIPDFHGPLSPEACDRSVALAREFFPRHFPQERYEVAVCHSWLLDPQLKRYLPAEANIVRFQDRFRLATTYGDEEPDDTVPIGFVFGDRDLPVAGLPRRTRVERAVGDHLRAGGHWYGGHGWFRL; from the coding sequence CTGAAGGAGCTGGCGGACGCGGGGGAGCCGCGGATCGCCACCGTCCTGCCGGAGGCCGAGGAGCTGACGGAGGTCCTGTTCGACCTGGCCGTGCCCCACGAGGACGTCAACGAGATCGTGGCCCTGCGCGCGCACGTGCTCGGGCACGACGACACCCGGTGGCTCCTGGAGCGGTGCGTCGACGCCCTCGTGCGGGACCTGGGCGAGCCCGGGGCGCAGCCCCGGATGCCGGTGCTGCCCGAGGAGCTGGGCGAGTTGGGCAGCTGCTTCTACGTGTTCGTGTTCCTCGCCGCGCTGCCGTACGTGCGCGCGTACCACCGCCGTCGCGGCATACCCGAGGGCGTGGCCCGCCGCACCCTGGCCGACCTCGGGCGGCACATGGCCGTGCACCGCAGGGGGCACGGGGGCCGCGGCGTGCCGGTGCCCTCCTGGAACGCGCTGCACTTCCGGGGCGAGCTCTACCAGCTGGGGCGGCTGCAGTTCCAGCGGGCGCGGCTCGGCGCGCGCATGGGCGAGGCCGTCGCGCGGGCCGGTCTCGGCCTCGGGCCCCGGGACCTGTGTCTGAGCGTGCACATACCGGACTTCCACGGTCCGCTGTCGCCCGAGGCCTGTGACCGCTCGGTGGCGCTCGCCCGGGAGTTCTTCCCGCGCCACTTCCCCCAGGAGCGCTACGAGGTCGCGGTGTGCCACTCGTGGCTGCTCGACCCGCAGTTGAAGCGGTATCTGCCCGCCGAGGCGAACATCGTGCGCTTCCAGGACCGCTTCCGGCTCGCCACGACGTACGGCGACGAGGAGCCCGACGACACCGTGCCGATCGGCTTCGTCTTCGGCGACCGGGACCTGCCGGTGGCCGGGCTGCCGCGCCGCACCCGCGTGGAGCGGGCCGTCGGCGACCACCTGCGGGCGGGCGGCCACTGGTACGGCGGCCACGGCTGGTTCCGGCTGTAG
- a CDS encoding DUF6343 family protein, whose amino-acid sequence MRTGSEPVTARSPLRMRFWFSVWGLIWATAGTVAFALAGRPGWAAACGVLWVVITVDMALVLRHIRQGPHFQPGRDVPPYEPPRA is encoded by the coding sequence ATGCGCACAGGCAGTGAACCGGTCACGGCACGCAGCCCCTTGCGCATGCGCTTCTGGTTCAGCGTATGGGGCTTGATCTGGGCGACCGCGGGCACGGTGGCCTTCGCGCTCGCCGGGCGCCCCGGCTGGGCCGCGGCGTGCGGCGTGCTGTGGGTGGTGATCACCGTGGACATGGCGCTCGTCCTGCGCCACATCCGGCAGGGGCCGCACTTCCAGCCCGGGCGCGACGTGCCGCCGTACGAGCCGCCGCGGGCCTGA
- a CDS encoding tetratricopeptide repeat protein, which yields MPESSPESHVIDFRAAEQLLAARDPRGAVKLLDTVIAAHPENTAARLLRARAFFASAQLRAAELEFSIVLEREPDNAFAHFALARTYERALRPDQARRHFRLAAALDPQPDYLAAARFDDTNGPGRGA from the coding sequence GTGCCCGAAAGCAGCCCGGAGAGTCATGTCATCGACTTCCGCGCGGCGGAGCAGCTCCTCGCCGCCCGGGATCCCCGGGGCGCGGTGAAGCTCCTCGACACGGTCATCGCCGCCCATCCGGAGAACACGGCGGCGCGTCTGCTGCGCGCCCGCGCCTTCTTCGCCTCCGCCCAACTGCGGGCGGCCGAGCTGGAGTTCAGCATCGTCCTGGAGCGCGAGCCGGACAACGCGTTCGCGCACTTCGCGCTCGCCCGCACCTACGAGCGCGCCCTGCGGCCCGACCAGGCCCGCCGCCACTTCCGGCTCGCGGCGGCGCTCGATCCGCAGCCGGACTATCTGGCGGCGGCGCGGTTCGACGACACGAACGGCCCCGGCCGCGGCGCGTGA
- a CDS encoding DUF3592 domain-containing protein produces the protein MAVWAAFTVVGGLVALLAGAYGLDRTRRVTEAGVWAEALVKAVRQGADRPALQFETADGQVVEVPSPVPVSRRRPLRAGQRVPIAYDADDPREVVLLGRERRGLDWTFVGAGAGLVLAGLVLVVVV, from the coding sequence GTGGCCGTATGGGCGGCGTTCACCGTAGTGGGCGGACTCGTGGCGCTGCTCGCGGGCGCCTACGGCCTCGACCGGACTCGGCGCGTCACCGAGGCCGGGGTGTGGGCGGAGGCGCTCGTCAAGGCGGTGCGGCAGGGCGCCGACCGGCCGGCGCTCCAGTTCGAGACGGCGGACGGGCAGGTCGTGGAGGTCCCCTCGCCGGTGCCGGTGAGCCGCAGACGGCCGCTGCGGGCGGGGCAGCGGGTGCCGATCGCCTACGACGCCGACGACCCCCGCGAGGTGGTGCTCCTTGGCCGCGAACGGCGCGGCCTCGACTGGACGTTCGTGGGGGCGGGCGCGGGCCTGGTGCTCGCTGGGCTCGTCCTCGTCGTCGTGGTGTAG
- the coaE gene encoding dephospho-CoA kinase — protein MLKVGLTGGIGAGKSEVSRLLVASGAVLIDADRIAREVVAPGTDGLAEVVEAFGADVLAADGSLDRPKLGAIVFSDAAKLAALNGIVHPRVGARSAELERAAAPDAVVVHDVPLLTENGLAPLYDLVIVVDAAPATQLDRLVRLRGMTEDDARARMAAQATREKRLEIADIVIDNDGPLDDLAPRVAAVWQDLQERARNAP, from the coding sequence ATGCTGAAGGTGGGTTTGACCGGCGGTATCGGCGCCGGCAAGAGCGAGGTGTCGCGGCTGCTCGTCGCGTCCGGGGCCGTCCTGATCGACGCCGACCGCATCGCGCGCGAGGTGGTGGCGCCCGGCACGGATGGGCTCGCCGAGGTCGTCGAGGCCTTCGGCGCGGACGTCCTCGCCGCGGACGGCTCCCTGGACCGGCCGAAGCTCGGGGCGATCGTCTTCTCCGACGCCGCGAAGCTGGCCGCGCTCAACGGCATCGTGCACCCCCGCGTGGGCGCGCGCTCGGCCGAGCTGGAGCGGGCGGCGGCCCCGGACGCGGTGGTCGTGCACGACGTGCCGCTGCTCACCGAGAACGGGCTCGCGCCGCTGTACGACCTGGTGATCGTCGTCGACGCGGCTCCCGCGACCCAACTCGACCGCCTGGTACGGCTGCGCGGCATGACCGAGGACGACGCCCGTGCCCGGATGGCCGCCCAGGCCACGCGCGAGAAGCGCCTGGAGATCGCCGACATCGTGATCGACAACGACGGCCCCCTCGACGACCTCGCCCCGCGCGTGGCAGCCGTGTGGCAGGACCTCCAGGAACGGGCGCGGAACGCCCCGTAG
- a CDS encoding PAC2 family protein, protein MLDPQGLYAWEPKGLAVVDMALAQESAGLVMLYHFDGYIDAGETGDQIVERLVDNLPGQVVARFDHDRLVDYRARRPLLTFQRDKWSDYEEPTLDVRLLQDATGAPFLLLSGPEPDIEWERFAAAVKEIVERLGVRLSVNFHGIPMGVPHTRPVGLTPHGNRTDLVPGHASPFDEAQVPGSAEALVEYRLMQAGHDVLGVAAHVPHYVARSAYPDAALTVLEAITAATGLVLPSAAHALRTEAHRTQTEIDRQIQEGDEELVALVQGLEHQYDAAAGAESRGNMLAEPVDIPSADEIGREFERFLAEREGDG, encoded by the coding sequence GTGCTTGATCCGCAGGGTTTGTACGCGTGGGAGCCCAAGGGGCTCGCGGTCGTCGACATGGCGCTTGCCCAGGAGTCGGCCGGTCTTGTCATGCTCTACCACTTCGACGGATACATCGACGCGGGCGAGACCGGCGACCAGATCGTCGAGCGGCTCGTGGACAACCTGCCCGGACAGGTCGTGGCCCGCTTCGACCACGACCGGCTCGTCGACTACCGCGCACGGCGCCCCCTGTTGACCTTCCAGCGCGACAAGTGGAGCGACTACGAGGAGCCCACCCTCGACGTGCGGCTGCTCCAGGACGCCACCGGCGCGCCCTTCCTGCTGCTCTCCGGCCCCGAGCCGGACATCGAGTGGGAGCGCTTCGCCGCCGCCGTCAAGGAGATCGTCGAACGGCTCGGCGTGCGCCTCTCGGTGAACTTCCACGGCATCCCGATGGGCGTCCCGCACACCCGTCCCGTCGGCCTCACCCCGCACGGCAACCGCACCGACCTGGTGCCGGGCCACGCCAGCCCCTTCGACGAGGCGCAGGTGCCCGGCAGCGCGGAGGCGCTCGTGGAGTACCGCCTGATGCAGGCGGGGCACGACGTGCTCGGCGTCGCCGCGCACGTGCCGCACTACGTGGCCCGGTCGGCGTACCCCGACGCGGCCCTGACCGTCCTGGAGGCGATCACCGCCGCCACCGGCCTCGTGCTGCCCTCGGCCGCGCACGCGCTGCGCACCGAGGCCCACCGCACGCAGACCGAGATCGACCGCCAGATCCAGGAGGGCGACGAGGAACTGGTCGCGCTCGTCCAGGGACTTGAGCACCAGTACGACGCCGCCGCGGGCGCGGAGTCGCGGGGCAACATGCTCGCCGAGCCCGTGGACATCCCGTCGGCGGACGAGATCGGCCGCGAGTTCGAGCGCTTCCTCGCGGAGCGGGAGGGCGACGGCTGA
- a CDS encoding DUF2191 domain-containing protein: protein MAKVSISLDAELVVEVMVLAGVGSPQDAVEAVVRDYIARGHRTEARTGRTEQGLRDAEPRAREEQG from the coding sequence GTGGCCAAGGTCAGCATCAGTCTCGACGCGGAACTGGTGGTGGAGGTGATGGTCCTGGCCGGAGTGGGCTCCCCGCAGGATGCCGTCGAGGCGGTCGTACGCGACTACATCGCGCGGGGCCACCGCACGGAAGCGCGCACCGGGCGCACGGAGCAGGGCCTGCGCGACGCGGAGCCGAGGGCGCGCGAAGAGCAGGGCTGA
- a CDS encoding right-handed parallel beta-helix repeat-containing protein — MRTRSLLASVLAAVTATGGLALTAHARPGAPAGTIEVSTAAQLKAALAAAAPGDTIHLADGAYSGNFTTTTAARSGARITLTGSPKAVLTAGGGYGLHLDGASYWTVKGVTVTGGQKGIMIDSARGVVVDGVTVHGLDMEGVHFRRSSPDGVIKNSRVYDTGNDDRGMGEGVYVGSANTLSDRSDNVSILDNVIGPDVGGEAVDLKEGTRGGRVAGNTFDGRGLTGNNYDDSWIDVKGNDYVIEGNTGKNTTNNGFETHTQQSGWGCGTVFRANKSDLTGATGDKQLAINVTNQSGSCRTTVYASNTVKGGKGLTNVPVTP, encoded by the coding sequence ATGCGCACGCGCTCCCTGCTCGCCTCCGTCCTGGCCGCCGTCACCGCCACGGGCGGCCTCGCCCTCACCGCGCACGCGCGGCCCGGGGCGCCCGCCGGAACCATCGAGGTCTCCACGGCCGCCCAGCTCAAGGCGGCCCTCGCCGCCGCGGCACCCGGCGACACGATCCACCTCGCCGACGGCGCGTACTCCGGGAACTTCACGACCACGACCGCCGCGCGTTCCGGCGCCCGCATCACCCTGACCGGCTCCCCCAAGGCGGTCCTGACCGCGGGCGGCGGCTACGGCCTGCACCTGGACGGGGCCTCGTACTGGACGGTCAAGGGCGTCACCGTCACCGGCGGCCAGAAGGGCATCATGATCGATTCCGCGCGCGGTGTCGTGGTGGACGGCGTGACGGTCCACGGCCTGGACATGGAGGGCGTGCACTTCCGCAGATCGAGCCCCGACGGCGTCATCAAGAACTCCCGCGTCTACGACACCGGCAACGACGACCGGGGCATGGGCGAGGGCGTGTACGTGGGCTCCGCGAACACCCTCTCCGACAGGAGCGACAACGTGTCGATCCTGGACAACGTCATCGGCCCGGACGTGGGCGGCGAGGCCGTCGACCTCAAGGAGGGCACGCGGGGCGGCCGCGTCGCGGGCAACACGTTCGACGGCAGGGGCCTGACGGGCAACAACTACGACGACTCGTGGATCGACGTGAAGGGCAACGACTACGTCATCGAGGGCAACACCGGCAAGAACACCACGAACAACGGCTTCGAGACGCACACCCAACAGTCCGGCTGGGGATGCGGCACGGTGTTCCGCGCCAACAAGTCCGACCTGACCGGCGCGACGGGCGACAAACAGCTGGCGATCAACGTGACCAACCAGAGCGGGTCCTGTCGGACGACGGTCTACGCGAGCAACACGGTCAAGGGCGGCAAGGGCCTGACGAACGTCCCGGTCACGCCGTAA
- the rpsA gene encoding 30S ribosomal protein S1 produces MTSSTETTATTPQVAVNDIGNEEAFLAAIDETIKYFNDGDIVDGVIVKVDRDEVLLDIGYKTEGVIPSRELSIKHDVDPNEVVAVGDEIEALVLQKEDKEGRLILSKKRAQYERAWGTIEKIKEEDGIVTGTVIEVVKGGLILDIGLRGFLPASLVEMRRVRDLQPYVGKELEAKIIELDKNRNNVVLSRRAWLEQTQSEVRQTFLTTLQKGQVRSGVVSSIVNFGAFVDLGGVDGLVHVSELSWKHIDHPSEVVEVGQEVTVEVLDVDMDRERVSLSLKATQEDPWQQFARTHQIGQVVPGKVTKLVPFGAFVRVDEGIEGLVHISELAERHVEIPEQVVQVNDEIFVKVIDIDLERRRISLSLKQANESFGADPASVEFDPTLYGMAASYDDQGNYIYPEGFDPETNDWLEGFDAQREAWETQYAEAQQRFEQHQAQVIKSREADAQAAAEGGDAAAAAPAASGGGGGSYSSEGADTSGALASDEALAALREKLAGGQS; encoded by the coding sequence ATGACGAGCAGCACCGAGACCACCGCCACCACCCCGCAGGTTGCGGTCAACGACATCGGTAACGAGGAAGCCTTCCTCGCCGCGATCGACGAGACGATCAAGTACTTCAACGACGGCGACATCGTCGACGGCGTCATCGTGAAGGTCGACCGGGACGAGGTCCTGCTCGACATCGGTTACAAGACCGAAGGCGTCATCCCGAGCCGCGAGCTCTCCATCAAGCACGACGTCGACCCGAACGAGGTCGTCGCGGTTGGTGACGAGATCGAGGCCCTGGTTCTCCAGAAGGAGGACAAGGAAGGTCGCCTGATCCTCTCGAAGAAGCGCGCCCAGTACGAGCGTGCCTGGGGCACCATCGAGAAGATCAAGGAAGAAGACGGCATCGTCACCGGTACCGTCATCGAGGTCGTCAAGGGTGGTCTCATCCTCGACATCGGCCTCCGCGGCTTCCTCCCGGCCTCCCTGGTCGAGATGCGCCGTGTTCGCGACCTCCAGCCCTACGTGGGCAAGGAGCTCGAGGCGAAGATCATCGAGCTGGACAAGAACCGCAACAACGTGGTCCTGTCCCGCCGCGCCTGGCTGGAGCAGACCCAGAGCGAGGTCCGTCAGACCTTCCTCACCACCCTCCAGAAGGGTCAGGTGCGCTCCGGCGTCGTCTCCTCCATCGTCAACTTCGGTGCCTTCGTGGACCTGGGTGGCGTCGACGGTCTCGTCCACGTCTCCGAGCTGTCCTGGAAGCACATCGACCACCCCTCCGAGGTCGTCGAGGTCGGCCAGGAGGTCACGGTCGAGGTCCTGGACGTCGACATGGACCGCGAGCGCGTCTCCCTGTCGCTCAAGGCGACCCAGGAAGACCCGTGGCAGCAGTTCGCCCGCACCCACCAGATCGGCCAGGTCGTGCCCGGTAAGGTCACGAAGCTGGTTCCGTTCGGTGCGTTCGTCCGCGTGGACGAGGGCATCGAGGGTCTGGTCCACATCTCCGAGCTGGCCGAGCGCCACGTGGAGATCCCGGAGCAGGTCGTCCAGGTCAACGACGAGATCTTCGTCAAGGTCATCGACATCGACCTCGAGCGTCGCCGGATCTCGCTGTCCCTGAAGCAGGCCAACGAGTCCTTCGGTGCCGACCCGGCGTCGGTCGAGTTCGACCCGACCCTGTACGGCATGGCCGCGTCCTACGACGACCAGGGCAACTACATCTACCCCGAGGGCTTCGACCCGGAGACCAACGACTGGCTGGAGGGCTTCGACGCCCAGCGCGAGGCGTGGGAGACCCAGTACGCCGAGGCGCAGCAGCGCTTCGAGCAGCACCAGGCTCAGGTCATCAAGTCCCGCGAGGCCGACGCCCAGGCGGCGGCCGAGGGCGGCGACGCCGCGGCTGCGGCTCCGGCCGCTTCCGGTGGCGGCGGCGGTTCGTACTCCTCCGAGGGTGCGGACACCTCCGGCGCGCTGGCTTCGGACGAGGCGCTCGCCGCGCTTCGCGAGAAGCTCGCCGGCGGTCAGAGCTGA